From Musa acuminata AAA Group cultivar baxijiao chromosome BXJ3-8, Cavendish_Baxijiao_AAA, whole genome shotgun sequence, one genomic window encodes:
- the LOC135644212 gene encoding uncharacterized protein LOC135644212 encodes MAEDCPLCFHEAMDKPWFQKSILYLEPPGDSLPSSMEKMKTQEAKSRRRTPKKNVRSHRSLSELENYELKGFMDLGFTFPREKLSPQLMTTVPALQRLAEEGEGRRHSNEECVKRPHLSEAWQISSHGSPPFNLQKLSRSPQVADMKKHLRFWARKVASLVHHESWSSITN; translated from the exons ATGGCTGAGGACTGTCCACTCTGCTTCCATGAAGCCATGGACAAGCCCTGGTTTCAGAAGAGCATTCTCTACCTCGAACCACCTGGCGACAGCTTGCCATCCTCGatggagaagatgaaaacacaagAG GCCAAATCGAGGAGGAGAACGCCAAAGAAGAATGTGAGGAGCCACAGAAGCTTGTCCGAGCTAGAGAATTACGAGCTGAAAGGGTTCATGGATCTGGGTTTCACCTTCCCCAGGGAGAAGCTGAGCCCGCAGCTGATGACCACGGTGCCAGCCCTGCAGAGGCTGGCAGAGGAAGGCGAAGGGAGACGACACAGCAATGAGGAATGCGTAAAGAGGCCGCATCTCTCTGAGGCATGGCAAATCAGCAGTCACGGTTCTCCACCGTTCAATCTACAAAAGCTGAGCAGATCTCCTCAGGTAGCTGACATGAAGAAGCACCTCCGGTTCTGGGCAAGAAAGGTGGCTTCCTTAGTCCACCATGAAT